The Rhodothermus sp. genome contains the following window.
CCTCAGCGCGTTTGGGCTGGGCCTGATGCATCGGGTTGCGCAGCGCCTTGCGCCCACCCGGATACGTCCGCTTCATATTACGTGGCTTTTTCTACTCGACGGCTTGCTGGCAGCCTGGCTGATTCGTCGCAATCAACGCCGTACCGACCGGCTGGCTGCCCTGCTCCTGATCCTTAAACATCTGCTGGACGGTCTCGATGGTGCCCTGGCACGCCAGCAACGACCTTCCCGAATGGGGCGGTACTTCGACTCGATCGCAGATTTTGCCGTCAATGTTGCCCTGTTTGCTGCTGTAGCTTACCGGCGTGGCAGGCGTCTCCGCGACTGGCTGCTTGCAGCCGCTGCGCTGTTGATTCAATTGTTACAGGGATCGCTTTACAACTTTTACTACGTGCTGTATCGCCACCACTACGCAGGAGAACGCACCAGCCTCCCCGATGAACGCCAGGCCCAGCCTTATCCCTGGGATCCTCCTCGACTTACTTACTGGCTTCAGCGCCTCTATCTGGCCCTGTATGGATGGCAGGATCGGCTTGTTGCCAGACTGGACAAGTGGCTGGCCGGCACTGCAACCCCTCCATTACCCTCCGCAACATTCATGACAGCCCTCTCCACGCTGGGACTGGGCATGCAGCTGGCGCTTGCTGCGCTGCTGACGTTTTTTGGTCGGCCGACCTGGCTACCCTATGCTTTGCTGGGACCGTATCTGCTCTGGAGCGTCCTTTTGCTGGGATGGCGCGCTCGTGAAAGCCGGCACCTCACGCAATCCGACTGACGTGCACCATATTTGTCCGCCCTTTCGCCGGTAGCGGCATCCCCGCCGTGATGACTACCAGATCACCAGAACGTACCAGCCCCTGTTCTTTCAGGATGCGATGCACCAGATGCACCCCCTGATCTGTATCGCGCTGAAAAGGAATCGCAAAAGCCCGCGTGCCCCAGAGCAGGCTCAGCTGTGGCACAATGCGTGGGTCATCCGTGAACGCATAGACAGGCACCGGAGGCCGATGTCGCGCAATCATGCGGGCTGTACTACCGGTAGCGGTCAGACAGGCTATGGCCACAGCCCCGACCTGTTCGGCCAGCTGACAGGCCGTGTAGCCCACCGCTTCGGTCACCAACTCGGCTTCGTCCCTTCCTCGGAGGAGATGTAACCAGGGATCCTCACGTTCGTGGATCTCCCGGCGGAAACGCTCGGCTTGCCGGATGATTTCGTCCATGACCCGAACTACCTGCACCGGATACTTGCCCACCGCCGTCTCTCCCGACAGCATCAGAGCATCGCTACCATCCAGTACGGCATTGGCCACATCACTGGCCTCAGCACGCGTGGGTCGCGGATTTTCAATCATGCTTTCCAGCATCTGCGTCGCTGTAATGACCGGCTTGGCCGCGGCCAGACACTTACGGATGATACGCTTCTGCACGGCCGGTACTTCGGCCAGGGGCATTTCAATACCCAGATCACCCCGGGCCACCATGATGCCATCGGCCTGCGCCAGAATCTGGTCAATCTTGGCCACAGCCTCCGGCTTTTCGATTTTGGCAATGACACGTACCTCCTTACCGGAATCTCGGACCCGACGTATCAGATCGGCCACATCCGTCTCACTGCGCACAAAGGAAAGCGCAATCCAATCCACTTCCATATGAAGCCCGAATTCCAGATCCCGGATGTCTTTTTCGGTAAGCGACGGGGTAGCGTTGCGCAGGTGGGGAAGGTTGACGCCCTTGCGCGAGCGCAAGGGGCCACCCACCACGACCTCCGTAATCACCTCCTCTCCTGCTATGTCTACAATGCGCAATTCCAGCAATCCATCGTCCAGCAAAATGCGTCCGCCGAGCGTTACATCTTGTGCCAGCGTCGGGTAGTTCACAAAGATGCGGGTCCGCCCGTCCGCACGATCGGAATGGGGGGTTAGCACCAACTGCTGTCCTTCATGAATCAGCACCCCGCCATCGGCGACTTCGCCAATCCGGATCTTCGGGCCCTGCAGATCTTGCAAAATCGCCACATCACGCCCCAGCTTACGTGCCTCTTCACGTACCATTTCAATGTGCCGTCGATGCGCTTCGTGGCTGCCGTGGGAAAAGTTCAACCGGGCCACGTCCATACCTGCTTCAATGAGTTTTCGAATGGTTTCCCGATCCGATGAAGCCGGCCCCAGGGTACAGATGATCTTCGTTCGGCGCGTCATAGGCTGCTCCCTGACCTGCTTGGTCTGACGGTCTACGGACCTGGCAAAGCTACGACGAGAATGGAAAGGGGTTCAAATGGCACCGATCGTCATGAAGCGCTTACGGCCGCCACTTTCCCACCAAATTCAAAGCTACGACAGCGTATGTGGCACCTGTAGCCGCACGGCCTCGGCCTGCCGAAGCGCAGCGGCTATCATCATCAGCTCCCCGACGTTTTCCAGCGTCAGCAGGCCCACCAGCTGTCCGTTATGCACGACAGGCAGGGCCTCACAGCCGGACGCTTGCATCTGCAAAAAGGCTTCTTCGAGCATGGCCGTAGCTTCAATCGGCTGACAGGGCTGCATCGCATCACGCACCTTCCCGGTCCGTCCTTCACGCGCCAGTGCATGCAGCAATGCTTTACGCGTCAGCACGCCTATCACCTGTCCATCCTCAACCACCGGAAAATCATGTTCCGCGCCGGCCAGCAAGGCCTCAACCGCTCGTCCCAGGCTATCATCCGGGTAGAGGACCTGAAAGCGGGTCATCATCGCCTGCCGTACCGGGATCCCCTGCGTAAGCGACCGTAACATCGCCTGCTGTGCCTCCTGCTGCGCTCCCACGTATACAAACAGGGCGATAAACAGCAAAATGGGGTTAAAGGTAACAAGACCGGCAAGCCCAAAGAGTACGGCCATCCCCTGCCCCACGCTGGCAGCGATCTGGGTGGCCCGCACGTAATTCATGCGCAGCGCCAGCAACGCCCGCAGCACACGCCCCCCATCCATCGGAAAAGCCGGAAGCATGTTGAAGCCCACCAGTAACAGGTTAATCCACATAAGCGACGTCAGAAAATGCAGTCGTGGCTGCACCAGGGCATCCGGCTCAAAGCGACCACCTATGCCCCAGAGTATCAGGGCCAGCACGGTAGCTATCAGCAAGTTGACAGCCGGTCCGGCCACCGCAATCCAGAATTCCTGAACAGGATCTTCCGGAATACGTTGCAGCCGGGCCACACCTCCAATCGGGTAAAGCGTAATGTCACGTGTAGGTACCCCGAACCGCCGAGCCATCAGCGCATGTCCCAATTCATGCAACACCACACACCCGAAAACCACCAGGACCAACAGTACACCCGCCAGCGCCGCCTGCACTCCTGCTCCGTGTAACACATAGAAAGCAAAAATACCGGCGATCAGTAAGCCGAAGGTCCAGTGCAAATAAAGATCAATGCCGGCTACCCGGCCGATACGTAAAGCTCCTTTCATGAGACGCGCTCCCGCATTGGCGATAGGATAGTTGCCGGTGTGTGCTTAAGGGCAGTCGCTGACAAACAGACGCCCTTTAGGAAAATAGACAAAAAGATTGTACAAAAGAAACAGCCTGGCGGCTTTCCTTTACAAACGCGTGCTCCATCAAACGCTCCAGCTGTTTCAGGCCGCTTTCTTTGATCAATGCGCCTTTCGGGTTATGGGCCTCATCGGGCAACAACCCGCCTCCGGTCGCCCACGTACCGCCAACTTACCGCCTGGCAGCAACACGTATGCTACTTTCGATATACCTGTTGTGGGTCAAAAACCGGGGCGTCGGTCTCCACAAGTTGTCCGTTTTCCAGCTTCCGATAGAAGCAGGATCGGTGACCGGTGTGGCAAGCAGCCCCGCCGTTTTGCTTCACCTTGAACAGCAGCACATCGCCATCACAATCGACACGCACTTCTTGCACTTCTTGCGTGTGGCCACTGGTGGCCCCTTTCACCCAGACCTCCTGGCGCGAACGGCTCCAGTAGGTCATCAATCCGCTTTCCAGCGTCTGCCGCAGCGTTGCCTCATTCATGTAGGCCACCATCAGGATTTCGCCTGTTTCGACATCCTGTGCAATCGCAGGAATCAACCCCTGCTCGTTGAACTTAACGACCTCCAGGAGTGCCTGTACATCCATAACTTTGCTTGATGGGTTTACGGAAAACTTTTCTGGTGAAAATAGGGGTTTTTCATTCCATCCAGCGCTTCTCTAACAACTTTTAACCGGAAACGGATGCGTTGTCTCCGGCATGTCTTTTGACTGCGCACCTGCTGGTTCCCTGTATAATCCCTGCACTTTATGGTGTGTCGTATTGCTTTTTGTTGCCTGCTTCTGTACTACCCTACCCTATTAGCATGGGCGGCTGCGCCCCCCGACTCGCTCAGTCGCCATGATTTTCTGCGGGCCTTCCGACGCCTTTCACCGCTGGAGCAGGACGAAGTACTCTGGTTGGCCCGCTGCATCTACTCCGAAACCAACCGTCCCGAAGAGCAACGGCTGATCGCCTGGGTGGTCCGCAATCGCGTAGAGACCCGCTATCGAGGGGATACTTATCGTGAAGTGGTACTGGAGCCGCATCAGTTCAGCGCCTTTAACCGCCCTACTCCTCGCCGCGACCTGATCCTCAGCCTGACACCATACTCCACAATGCCCGGCTGGCAACAGGCCCTACACATCGCCCTTGAAGTCTTCCAGGCCCCCTCTTCTGCTCGTCCCTTTCCGATCACGGTACGCCACTTCTACAGCCCCATCTCCATGCCCACCAGCGATCCCCCACGCTGGGCCCAGACTGCTCGCCCGTATCGAGGGCCGGCCGTAGCCCACATCGACCCCCAGCGCTTTCAATTTTTCGACGGCATTGATGCCCGGCTGGACCCACTTCCCCCGACCCGGACACCGACACCTGCCCGTCCAACCCGCCTGTCGCGCTTCCGGAATCGACTACGCCCCTCTGGCCGTATTCCGCGTCCTGTCCGGCCTGTTCCCCCATGGCGCCCAGGTCGACAGTGAACCCAATGGCTGCCCCGGCGTTTGGAAACTTTGCTATGGGGAAGCTGAAAACCACTGGCCGTTTCCTGTGGAACCTGCCCCGACGCCTGCTGATCGGCCTGGTGCGGGGCTATCAGCTGGTGCTGAGTCCCCACCTGCCGGCCAGCTGCCGATATATCCCGACCTGTTCAAACTATGCGATCGAAGCTTTGCAACGATACGGAGCGATAAAGGGCCTGCTGCTGACCCTCTGGCGGCTGGCCCGCTGCCATCCATGGGGCGGTCATGGTTATGATCCACCACGCTGGTTTGGAGAACCTCCTCTGGAATCTTCCAAGTCAACCGATCCATGAGCTACAAGCTGCATCAGGAATCGGCGCGTGGGATAACCGTCCGCTGCGCCGTCATTACAATCAGTGACACGCGCACAGAAGAGACCGACCGTAGCGGGACGCTGACCCGCAAACGCCTGGAAGAACGCGGCCACCACGTTGCCCACTATGCCATTGTGCCCGATGAACCCGAAATGATCGGAGCCCTTCTGGACAAACTGGCCGGTCGCGTAGACGTGATCCTGACCAATGGGGGCACGGGCATCAGCGGCCGCGACACGACGTATGAAGTGGTAGCAGCCCGCCTCGAAAAAACGCTGCCCGGCTTCGGCGAGCTGTTCCGCATGCTTTCCTTTCAGGAAATCGGTAGTGGCGCTATGCTCTCCCGGGCAATCGGTGGCGTTTATCGCAACACGCTGATCTTTGCCATGCCAGGCTCGCTTGATGCCGTCAAACTGGCACTCGACCAGCTCATTTTGCCCGAGCTACGTCACCTGGTCTGGGAAATCCGGCGGCACCAGCAAGCCGCTTGAAAACTGCAACCCGACAGGCTTCGGACCGTTAGAGTGCGCCGAAAGCCAGTAACTGCTACCCAATATCGCATGGAGGGGTCGTCTAAAACGCTGCGTCTGTACAATACACTTACCCGTACGATCGAACCTGTCTATCCACAGGAGCTCAGACGCCTCCGGCTTTATGCCTGCGGGCCCACCGTTTACACATATGCCCATATTGGCAACTTCCGAAGCTTCCTGACCGCCGACTTGATCGTCCGGGTAGCGCAGGCCCTGGGCTGGCAGACGCTCTTTGTCTGCAACATCACCGATGTAGGGCATCTGACCATTGACGACTATGCCGATGCAGGCGGTGAAGACAAGCTGGAGCGCGCCTTACGCTCCGAAGAAGGCCGCCACTTTCCCAACATCTGGGACCTGGCCCGCTACTACACCCAGGCCTTCCTGGAAGACTGGCAGGCCCTTAAGCTGCTGGAGCCAGACGTCCGCCCTCGAGCTACCGAACACATCCGCCAGCAGATACTGGCCATCGAGCAACTGATTCAAACAGGCCACGCCTACGAAACACGCCAGGGCGTGTATTTCCACGTCCCCAGCTTTCCAGACTACGGCCAACTTTCGGGCAACCGAGATCCCGAACAACTTGCCCGGGCTGTACGTGACGTGGTGCAGGACCCGGAAAAACGCGACCCACGCGACTTTGCGCTGTGGAAAAAGGATGAAAAGCACCTGATGCAGTGGTACAGCCCCTGGGGCTGGGGTTTCCCCGGCTGGCATATCGAGTGCTCAGTCATGTCGATGGAATACCTGGGCGAAACCTTCGACCTGCACCTGGGCGGCGAAGATCTGATCTTTCCTCATCACGAATGTGAGATTGCCCAGGCCGAAAGCCTCACGGGCAAACCGCTGGCCCGCTACTGGGTACACACGCGCTTTCTGCTTGTTGAAGGCGAGAAGATGTCCAAGTCGAAGGGTAACTTCTTCACCGTACGCGAGCTGATTTTACCCCCTGAGGCCGGAGGTCAGGGCATCGACCCCATGGCCCTGCGCTACGCACTGATCTCTGGCAAATACCGCGAGCCGCTCAACTTCACCCGAAAGCATCTACGCGACAGCCTCCGGATTGTGCAGCGATATCAGGACGCAACTCGGCATGTTGACGCTGCCCTGCAACGCGGCCTATCTGGACCTGATCGGATCGGTGATCGTCTTTCTACGATTTACAATAAAACACTGGATGCGCTCTGCGATGATCTGAATACACCCGTCGCGCTGGCGGCGGCCCTTGAAGGTGTCAAGCTGATTCTGGGCTTTGGGGATCAGCTTAATCGGGCCTCAGCCGAAAGTGCGCGGCGCTGGTTGGATCAGATCGATGCGCTCCTGGGCTTTGTCTATCCACCGGAGCGTCCCTGCACGCACCTGCAGCGGACAAAAGATCCTTTTGTGGAACAGGTCGAGCGCCTGCTGGCCGAACGTGATGCGGCCCGACGGGCCCGCGACTTTGCCCGCGCCGATGCCATCCGTGAACAACTGAGACAGATGGGCATCGAAGTGATGGACACTCCCGAAGGCACTCGCTGGCGTCGTAAGGTGCTCGTGTAACTGACCGGAAAAAAAGCCATGAAAATGGCCGTTCAGTCCTCTGCCCCCCGGCATGCAGCCCTTGCCCTCACCGAGCGT
Protein-coding sequences here:
- a CDS encoding CDP-alcohol phosphatidyltransferase family protein, yielding MPLPTKLPDQRFRDLSAFGLGLMHRVAQRLAPTRIRPLHITWLFLLDGLLAAWLIRRNQRRTDRLAALLLILKHLLDGLDGALARQQRPSRMGRYFDSIADFAVNVALFAAVAYRRGRRLRDWLLAAAALLIQLLQGSLYNFYYVLYRHHYAGERTSLPDERQAQPYPWDPPRLTYWLQRLYLALYGWQDRLVARLDKWLAGTATPPLPSATFMTALSTLGLGMQLALAALLTFFGRPTWLPYALLGPYLLWSVLLLGWRARESRHLTQSD
- the pyk gene encoding pyruvate kinase; amino-acid sequence: MTRRTKIICTLGPASSDRETIRKLIEAGMDVARLNFSHGSHEAHRRHIEMVREEARKLGRDVAILQDLQGPKIRIGEVADGGVLIHEGQQLVLTPHSDRADGRTRIFVNYPTLAQDVTLGGRILLDDGLLELRIVDIAGEEVITEVVVGGPLRSRKGVNLPHLRNATPSLTEKDIRDLEFGLHMEVDWIALSFVRSETDVADLIRRVRDSGKEVRVIAKIEKPEAVAKIDQILAQADGIMVARGDLGIEMPLAEVPAVQKRIIRKCLAAAKPVITATQMLESMIENPRPTRAEASDVANAVLDGSDALMLSGETAVGKYPVQVVRVMDEIIRQAERFRREIHEREDPWLHLLRGRDEAELVTEAVGYTACQLAEQVGAVAIACLTATGSTARMIARHRPPVPVYAFTDDPRIVPQLSLLWGTRAFAIPFQRDTDQGVHLVHRILKEQGLVRSGDLVVITAGMPLPAKGRTNMVHVSRIA
- a CDS encoding site-2 protease family protein; amino-acid sequence: MKGALRIGRVAGIDLYLHWTFGLLIAGIFAFYVLHGAGVQAALAGVLLVLVVFGCVVLHELGHALMARRFGVPTRDITLYPIGGVARLQRIPEDPVQEFWIAVAGPAVNLLIATVLALILWGIGGRFEPDALVQPRLHFLTSLMWINLLLVGFNMLPAFPMDGGRVLRALLALRMNYVRATQIAASVGQGMAVLFGLAGLVTFNPILLFIALFVYVGAQQEAQQAMLRSLTQGIPVRQAMMTRFQVLYPDDSLGRAVEALLAGAEHDFPVVEDGQVIGVLTRKALLHALAREGRTGKVRDAMQPCQPIEATAMLEEAFLQMQASGCEALPVVHNGQLVGLLTLENVGELMMIAAALRQAEAVRLQVPHTLS
- the hisI gene encoding phosphoribosyl-AMP cyclohydrolase yields the protein MDVQALLEVVKFNEQGLIPAIAQDVETGEILMVAYMNEATLRQTLESGLMTYWSRSRQEVWVKGATSGHTQEVQEVRVDCDGDVLLFKVKQNGGAACHTGHRSCFYRKLENGQLVETDAPVFDPQQVYRK
- a CDS encoding cell wall hydrolase, translating into MVCRIAFCCLLLYYPTLLAWAAAPPDSLSRHDFLRAFRRLSPLEQDEVLWLARCIYSETNRPEEQRLIAWVVRNRVETRYRGDTYREVVLEPHQFSAFNRPTPRRDLILSLTPYSTMPGWQQALHIALEVFQAPSSARPFPITVRHFYSPISMPTSDPPRWAQTARPYRGPAVAHIDPQRFQFFDGIDARLDPLPPTRTPTPARPTRLSRFRNRLRPSGRIPRPVRPVPPWRPGRQ
- the yidD gene encoding membrane protein insertion efficiency factor YidD, with translation MGKLKTTGRFLWNLPRRLLIGLVRGYQLVLSPHLPASCRYIPTCSNYAIEALQRYGAIKGLLLTLWRLARCHPWGGHGYDPPRWFGEPPLESSKSTDP
- a CDS encoding MogA/MoaB family molybdenum cofactor biosynthesis protein; the protein is MSYKLHQESARGITVRCAVITISDTRTEETDRSGTLTRKRLEERGHHVAHYAIVPDEPEMIGALLDKLAGRVDVILTNGGTGISGRDTTYEVVAARLEKTLPGFGELFRMLSFQEIGSGAMLSRAIGGVYRNTLIFAMPGSLDAVKLALDQLILPELRHLVWEIRRHQQAA
- the cysS gene encoding cysteine--tRNA ligase; this encodes MEGSSKTLRLYNTLTRTIEPVYPQELRRLRLYACGPTVYTYAHIGNFRSFLTADLIVRVAQALGWQTLFVCNITDVGHLTIDDYADAGGEDKLERALRSEEGRHFPNIWDLARYYTQAFLEDWQALKLLEPDVRPRATEHIRQQILAIEQLIQTGHAYETRQGVYFHVPSFPDYGQLSGNRDPEQLARAVRDVVQDPEKRDPRDFALWKKDEKHLMQWYSPWGWGFPGWHIECSVMSMEYLGETFDLHLGGEDLIFPHHECEIAQAESLTGKPLARYWVHTRFLLVEGEKMSKSKGNFFTVRELILPPEAGGQGIDPMALRYALISGKYREPLNFTRKHLRDSLRIVQRYQDATRHVDAALQRGLSGPDRIGDRLSTIYNKTLDALCDDLNTPVALAAALEGVKLILGFGDQLNRASAESARRWLDQIDALLGFVYPPERPCTHLQRTKDPFVEQVERLLAERDAARRARDFARADAIREQLRQMGIEVMDTPEGTRWRRKVLV